In Microplitis mediator isolate UGA2020A chromosome 9, iyMicMedi2.1, whole genome shotgun sequence, the DNA window AAAGTcactcatcattttttgataaatccaccTGTTCAATAGTTATTAATGCTTGAAGTAAAGTGGGAAACCTTTCCATTTATTCGGCAAAACTATACGACATATCATAAAAcgttatagttttttttttgttgacaattttatttcctataaattattattagtagagtttttaaaaaaaaccgagtAAAGCTcactagtaaattttactaaacgtttagtaataattacaatacagaATGTATTCTTTCATAtctgttagtaaattttactacactgtaaaaattcaccggggtaagtccaagcggtgtaggtgtttaAACTACCGGTGtcaaatttacccccgaaagcggtgtgaaaataacgccgccaccggtgtaaatattttagaccggtgttaaaataacgccgctgccggtgtagatattctttaccggtgttaaaatattttatttcttgaatATTTGTACTTACTTGATCACAATACTtgttgataaatgatattttttattaattttcataaagaactgacattttttgtgttttataatctttaaagttaatactccaagcggaagCAATTTACTCCGTtgttacaccggttaccccgctttaacaccggtatttttaacaccagtGTATTACTCTACCTACATcggtgttatttcattttaacaccgggcggagttaaaaccagtccatttttaacaccgctctttttacagtgtatagtatcgtaattttttctatacttATTTCTCCGTGCAGTCGTATACCCTTTGTCAGGGATTAAGTGGCCTTAGATCGTTTTTATATCATCTGTGGGCACGGAAATgagtcaaaataatttaattagaggccaaaaaaaattctttcgtGGCCTCAGAGGCGTTGAAGCATCTCACAGTAGCTCACAACACAAAAGTGGCCCTCTGAGGGGTCGACCCACCTCCAAATTTtctaacttcccgctaagaaaattgagaattttcgaatattcggaaagttattggtttcagtccgaccttcgaaaatcgaatttctatcagatccAGACGTTTTGAGATTCtaagaagctattctgaccaatttcaagatgatgtctgagtgtatgtatgtgtgtatgtaggtaCGTACGtgcgtacgtatgtaaatattccataacttttgaatggatgatccgattttgatcgttaaGGTGTCATTTGACGCGACTTGTTAAATCTATAAGCTGTAAGAATTTGAACTTAATTGGTAGAGTGCGTttggagatatttcaaaaataaaattttttcaaaaatgttttttttttataacttttaatttgcttgatggattgatttcaaaatctgatcagctctgaaactttatcagccgcgtcgaatgccaccttaaccatcaaaatcagttcAGTCGTTCAACAGAAACCGTtaacgaaagaattaaaaaaaattgcttttttactatttttgaaatttatcaaaaacaactcgataaatcaatttcaaaatttaatcagctttagaacctGATAAATTGCGTCGATTACCACCTTacccgtctcaatcggtcaattcgtctgagagatatcgttgaacaaaaaatggtaagaaacgtttttttttttcaaaaacaacggaatccaaaagtatttttgagctcgaaaacggattcgcgacaatttttttgagctcaattttttaacaaatgaacCCATTcggatggttaaggtggcaatcgaaagagcttcttggccatcaacttttctgaaaatttcagatcatttgatcaagtagacttgaaaatattaacgaattacgaaaaaataaatttttttttttttagtttttcatcgattttgcagaaacgacttatacgatcaactttaaaatctaatcagctctagaacttagtgaaacgcgtcgattgccgcctcagccatctcaatcggagtATTCTTttgagagttatcgcgggagaaagaaatggtagaaaacggttttttgcgtatatcttcgaaacaactgaaccaaacaattttaaaattttatcagctctagaaatcactaaaatacgccgattgccgccCAACCATCagaatcggtcaattcgttcctgagatatcgtgggaaaaagaaatgccaaaatcggtttttttcgaaaacaatggcacacaaaagtatttttgacctcgaaaatacttttttatgccattgttgtctaaaaaaaatattttttagcatttttttctcccacgatatctcgcgaacgaatgaaccgattttgatttttttggtgTCAtacgacgcggcttataaagttttagagctgattagattttggaatcaatgcATCGAGCAAACTAACAGTTATccaaattaaacatttttggaaaaattttctttctgaaatatctccgaacccACCCTACCGATTGAGCTCAATTTTTtaacagcttcaagatattaacaggccgcgtcgaatgacacctcaaagatcaaaatcggttcaactgttcaagagttatgaaaatttacatacatacgtacgtatgtacgtacacacatacatacactcggacatcatcgtgaaattagtcagaatagcttcctagaacctcaaaacgtcaaaatttgatagaaatccggtttttgaaaatcggaccgaagcTAATAACGtcccgaattttcgaaaattttcaattttcttagcgggaagttaaaaaattaatccaaACTTGACAAATTATCGTTATCACAAAGAGTTATAAAATCTTCTAGTTTTTGATCATCAAAACATGTTACAATTGTTTCGCAACAATCATATggcaaataattataaaatatatcaaatactATTTTGCTAGTTTTTTCTATCAAAGTATTTCGTTTCATAGCAGTATCTAAACGATCTTTAATCATGTTGTAATACCAATAGACGTCTTCACAATAATCACGTAAACATATACTCTGAACTTCTCTATTATATGTCAGTCTTACTAGCTCTTCCATTTCGCAAGACAATATATGCCAAAAGGTAATTTTAGTATTTCCAATCtttgtttgttttaaatatgcgATAGTCTCATTAGCCTAAATTTGAATAGAGTCAAAATTTTCTGCGTATTCTTCTACGGTGCTGTCAAATACTAATTTGAACTCTAATGCCGATATTAACTCTTTTTCAACTGGAACACCGATTATATACCTACCCAGAATGtaagaaatcattttataagCAATAGCTTTGAACTCGGTTCTAAGATGCTCAATAAAATCAACGTCATCTTGAATACTTGGGATGATAGCTTcttgatatatttttgatcGTTGAATTACTGTATGATCAATGTCCTGATAATCAAAATCGGTAGCAAACAAGATATAGCTTACGAGTTACCTTTGTCCCAAATCAACTGTGCAGTTAAGAAGTATATGAAAGGGTTTTCGAgagtaaaaaattgcattGATGTCATCCTCCAGCGTCAATTAGAAGttgcaatatttttattttttcatccttCAAATCTAATTCTTCTTTATTATAAGAAGTTGGATGCATATTGGCATTGAAGATAAGGTAAAATAATACTGGTTCACCATAAAGATCTCGATCGTTAGGATTCGCTCCTTTCGCCAAAAATGATTCAACCAACTCGGGATCACTTGCTTGAACAGCGTAAATCAATGATGTTTTATCtttctttgtttttaaatgaatgTCAGCTCCacactttaataataattttgtcatGTCTGTGTATTTTCGAGCAATCGAACAAAGTAACAGCGTTAAATCCATGTCCTTCCAAAAACTTGTATTcttccattttttattaaagaattCATTATTAAATCGTAAATTAACATCTGCGCTATTGTCCAAAAGCAATTTCGTTACTTCAACATAGTTGTTAAACACCGTAATGTGGATTGGATGGTAAATATTTTCACATTTTGGGGTAACACTTGCACCATATTTTAAAAGAACTTTTACACActtaactttattatttaaacatgcAAGATGTAGCGGTGTAAATCCATTTTTAATTGGTCGAGTAAAAGCAGAATCTACACGTGCTCTATTTTGGAtcagaagtttaaaaattttgtgatgTCCACGCCATGCTGCCACGTGTAGTGGAGAAGTGCCTTTTCGTCTTGAACTGTTAACATCTGCGCCTTTAAAAATAAGCATCATCTTGACTAGTTTAATATCGCCAACTCGAACAGCATAGTAGAGTggacttataaataaaaaactagttTCAACAATTACTCctttttttactaataatttCGTAATTTTATCTCGTTTATGCACGAATGACGGCCTCTGAACATGTTTTTTAGTTGGAACTACTGGAACTTCAGATTTCTTTAGACTTTTCATTAAATCGTAAACCTCATGTTCATTTTGGACTGGATGAGTTGAAGTAAAATCACTGCATGAAACACTTGCcatatttttaactataaatattttacaaaagcgtcaataatttatagttcaatctaatttattgtttagacTTAGATGGTATAcgcacaaattttttttttcattaactaAAACAAGTGGTAACTATACTTGATAAAAATGTGATCTTTTATAGAGTAAGGCAGGTCAGTAGTTTAGACTTGCGGTTGGTTTACTGTGAGCAATGAGTTGTTCCGTGCAAgacttgtaattaatattgcaccaaaaaattatattctagATTTAAGTGaattggtaatttatttatgtgacTGTGCGCTATGATGCTTTCAGTGTAacattatatttacaatagCTTACATAGGTTTAAATATACTTTGACCCAAGGTATGGACATCACAATAATTAGTAGTGGGAGTCAGAAAATGTGaagtaggaaattttatcaacGAAGGAGAAGCAGGTCAGGTGACCAGAGGGAGGAGTAATTAACAAGGGACTGTTTTTAGGAAGGTGTAGGTGGCGAGAGACTAGGTGCAAATTTCACGTCATTGGGTACATAACGTACCTGAGGATAATTAAGGTAACAAAAGTTGTTGGACCCTAAttgcaatatttaaaaatattcttagtaattatatttaattctctaagTATGCGGGCTATATAGTATTGTATACAGTAGACCCGGAACATTATTACGAGATTACAAAAAATGTGTAAATCTAAAATTGATGGCTATAAGAGAATGAGCAAGGATACTCATCTCTTTGGGTATAAATATTCGAATATTTTCTAAAAGATCTCGGTGTCACGCTTAAATAACCGCAGACAAAATAaccacgacaaaataaccgtgacaaaataaccgacgacaaaataaccaaatgacaaaataaccgaatgACAAAACAACCGGCGACATAACACACAAAAACCGTGATAAAAgggcggttattttgtcgtttggttattttgtcattcggttattttgtcgtcggttattttgtcgcggttattttgtcacggttattttgtctttgGTTGAACTGTTACGCAACCAAGATCTCATATTCTAATGACTAATAAGAAAACCCAGCTATTTGACGACAACCTAATATAATTTCTATGCCTAATACTGCAATAAACTCATTAAacttaagtaaaaataaaataactatgtatttaaaacaaaCGTTTCAACTATAATTTTAAGCAAATTTTAAGTGTCAAttgtagacaaaaaaaattgttttaacacatcataaaaatatacgtATTATAATAGTACAATCTttcgattgctgcctcaaccattgaaatcggttcattagttaaaaagttatagaccggtcacacacacacacacacacacactcacgcgtacacacacacatacacacacacacgcgcgcgcgcgtacacacatacatacacacaaacatacatacagacactcggacatcattctaaaaatagtcagaatagcttcctagcgggaaattagaaaaagggtattaaattaaaacaataaaaaattcaattgctGGTCAAGATTGTTGcccaaattaaaaatttcataaaacacTTGGAAGCAATTAAAATCGAATTGTTTTGCACAGGCATAATTGATTAGTACCTTGAAATGACTATTATCCATGTCGATATATTAAGaaatatgtttaaattaatggaACTTCCGGTATTAGCcttctatgaaatttaaataataaatgatcaaTTACTATTTTATGCTGGTAAATTTTCTTATCCATTTGCAATTTCTGACTGGATTCTGCAACACACGTATTTAaggatttgttgaaaatatttgaaacgTCGGCAGCTTTTATGTAGCTTCCGTTTTTACGACCGGTCATAAAAGACAATCGATATCTAATAAGGATAATGTGTAGAATTTGCAAACAAGAAATAGCCGCAAGTTATATTGCATGTTACCTAAACTCCACGTCAGTTAGTACTAATTTGTTGAAGTGTGAAGTTGTCAGAAATTTCATGTACTACTAATATGTCAGTGCAAATAATCAACtgcattattttcattttattaatattcattcattatatttatggATATAACATAAAAATACCATCATTAACAAAAGATAAACGAATTGAATTAACGGTAATTTATGAATACTTATACATGCAGGCTGTAAAACTAAATAGGTTTTATTTTGTACAGACGTTTTGAGGAGCTCTTACTTTAAAGTCCATTTTTTGCCACTTAAGGGCAAAGTAAATTTcatctcaaaatttgaaaaatatgtcGAAATTTAATCACTATTAAGCTTTTTTATGTTTCAATCTAGTTTAAATAGAGTTTTTGTAAgcctacactgtaaaaaatcgggagtgagtTCGGAGTgaactggattttatttaaatccgcattatTCACTCCAGTTCAGGGctttaatgttaaaataaactccctttaggagtgaattttactctgaACTGGagttttcataataaaataaacttcccttcggagtgaatttcactcagggggatgaaataaatacaaaatcaTCCGCTCCCATTCACTCCACGTTCACttcgcaaattttttatagagtgtgttattatgtaaatttatattattaatttttaattatcattatcaaaaCTTTAGACAAATCTGATTGACGGATGTTTTCCTGATGTAAGAGCAAGTATTCTGATAACTGACTCATCTGACGATAAGatttataatgatttttaCAAGAGTATGACTGGATCAGTGACACTACTTGAAAAAAGTGGAAATTACAGCATCCCAATGAATCAAAAGACGCCTGTTCCTTGtgttattatgattttaacaTCACCAACGAAAGTGACAGAAGTTCTGTTTAATGAAATATGGCGagattttaatcaatttttcataatCTTGGATGGTGGAGACATCAGCAATGGATGCACCAATGCTCAGTCATTCTTGATGGAGGCTTGGAAAAATGATATACTtgatgttattttcatttgctgggatcatcagaaaaaaatttctaaattatatTCTTTTAATCCATTCACTGATTTTGCTCCAAGATCCTGGAGAAAAATTTCCGAGGTGCCAGCAATTAATAATCATTCTTGGACATTGTTCAGAAAAAACTACAATACGagtaagtaaat includes these proteins:
- the LOC130674218 gene encoding putative ankyrin repeat protein RF_0381; protein product: MASVSCSDFTSTHPVQNEHEVYDLMKSLKKSEVPVVPTKKHVQRPSFVHKRDKITKLLVKKGVIVETSFLFISPLYYAVRVGDIKLVKMMLIFKGADVNSSRRKGTSPLHVAAWRGHHKIFKLLIQNRARVDSAFTRPIKNGFTPLHLACLNNKVKCVKVLLKYGASVTPKCENIYHPIHITVFNNYVEVTKLLLDNSADVNLRFNNEFFNKKWKNTSFWKDMDLTLLLCSIARKYTDMTKLLLKCGADIHLKTKKDKTSLIYAVQASDPELVESFLAKGANPNDRDLYGEPVLFYLIFNANMHPTSYNKEELDLKDEKIKILQLLIDAGG